The Mucilaginibacter gracilis genomic interval GGCTGCTTCGGGAGGGCACCAGGAGTGAAACCGAATATGGTTTAGTCCATATTGCTTCGCGGTGTTAAAAACCTTATACCATCCGGCTGCATTCATCGGCGGATGGCCTTCCAGCGGAAATATGTTGCATTCAAGCGTTCCCCGCAGAAACATCTGCCTCCCGTTGATGCGGAATTGGCCTTTCTCTGAAGACAGATCGCGGAAGCCAAATTGCTCTGTTCTGCTGTCGATCACCTCGCCTGACTTATTGGTTACATCGATTTTAAGCTGATAAAGCCGGGGATTAAATTCATCCCATCCCCGGGCATCCTTTACCTTGATGATGAATTTCGTATGCCATAAACTATCGCCTGTAATCACGATGTTCCTTGTATCTTCAACAACTTGTAGTCCTTTTAATATTCTTGCCCTGACATAGTACTTTTTGTCTGCCCGTCCGGGGACAAAATTGATATTTGCTTCTACCGAGCTGTTTTTTAAACTGGGAAATACCTGTACCTTCTCTATCGATAAAGGAAGCCGGTCGACAATCTCCATGTTTCCGATTACGCCATTCCAGATAATTTGTGTGCCGTCTGTATAGGCATGGGCAAAATCATTTACGCTGATATCATGCTGCTTCCGGTTATCCACACGTAAGGTAATCTGGTGCACTCCTGCTTTCAGTGTTCCTAAATCGAAAAATTGCGGAGCAATCAGGCTTTCCTGTGTACCAACCGCGCGGCCGTCTATCCAGCAATCGGTATTCCAGATCACACGCTCAAGCATCATGCGGGCTGCCTGCATGTTATGCGGGATTGCAATGGTACGCTGGTACCACACCGCGCCGGTATATTCATGCTTCCTTGACAAATGCATCATCACCTGCTTGTTAAGTTTCAGCGTATCTGTCTGAACCGGCTTCCCGATGCCCGCGTCATCAAGTGTTCCCGGTAAAGTGATTCTTCCCTGCAACTTCTGGCTGTACCATTTTTCAGGTATCCCTTTATCAAGAGGATCCAGTTTAAAAGCCCATGTTCCGGACACGGGTACCCGCGTGTGCTGTGCAAAAACTGCAATACTCAAAAATAGCGTCACAAATAAAACTAATGATCTTCTCATAGAAAATTGATCCCGGGTTATTATTGATAAGTTCCTGTTAAAGTAGTCACCGAACGCCCCTCTAAAGTAAGCTTATTTGTAGTGACAGTTGATTTTTGCAAGTTCCTGGAAGCACTTGTGGTAAAAACATCAATGTTTGCATTGGCAAGTTTGATTGCGTTTGTATCCAGCGTGTATTTTTTTTCGTTGCCACTGGTGTTGATGATCACAATAACAAACTGCTTGGTCGCCGGATTTTTGTAGGCTGAAACCATTTGAGAACCGGCTGCAACAACAGCGTCCGTGATATCACTGATAGCTGCACCTACCCTGATCATTCCCGGCCTGATGAACCGTGAGTAATTACCCAGGCACCAAAGCTGCTTGGAATCGCTTACAATGCCGTCACTTTTCATAGCGTTCAGGTCATAACCGCCTGCTGGATCAGTAATATAAACCAGTCCGTCACTATAATTGTAAGTATCAACTGCCAGCCACCACTGCCAGGAACTGACGTTAGCGACCGTAAGGTCATTGTGGACAACTTTAGCAACATACAGCCCGTAGTCGATACTCAGATTCCGAGGATAGCCGTTTGCCTGACCGCAAATATCACCGAGAATTCCAAATTCCGACTGCCATAACTGAAGCGATGGCGCAATACTATTACGCTTGTTTGCAACATTCTGACGGTAATTTACCAGGTCACTGCCTGGGCAGGTAGTAAAATAACTATGGGCAGAAAGCAAATGTTCTAAAGCCGAAACGTTACCGATATAATTAGATGAAGCAGGGTTGAAGAACTGATTGATCTGGTCCCCGCGATTATCGCTATTATTTGCATCCAGTGAATTCCATTGATTGGCTTCGCCAAGAGCGATCTTAGCAGATACCCCGGCAGACTGTATTTTAGGCCCTAAAATTCTTACAAACTGCGCTATATCGTTATTGGTAGCGCCGGTACCTTCCTGGCTCGGGTTTTCACCCCAGTTCCATTGCGGCTCGTTAAAAGGGCTGATAAAATTAAAAGGCGTACCGGTACTTTGAAAGTGCTTTGCAACAGCGACAAGAAAATCTGCAAATGCTCCCTGCTTATCTGATTTCAAATTGAGCTGGCTGTTCGCCAATCCAAAGGCTTTGTTATTTACCGTGTACTGGACGGGTGGTGAAACGGAAAATCCCAGAAAATTTTGAACTCCCCTGGATTTGGCTGCTGCTAAAAACCATTGCTGCCCTGCCTGCTTTGTCCAATCGTAGGTGCCATCCGCATTTAAAAAACACTCTTCACGCCGGTATTCATCTGGAATGCCGCTGGCTGTGCCCTGTTCAAAGCTTCCTGCTCCGATGTTAAAACGCCAGAGCGATAATCCGATACCTTTAGGATTACCATTGGCATCATTGTCCATGCTGAAAAGATAATCGGCGATCAGGTTCTTTTTAGTGGAATTAGCCCATTTACCAACAAATTTTGTTGTCCAGCAATCAGAAGCTCCAAAACTACTGACGGTTTGTTTTTCGTCCCCCAGGTTAATGACAATTTTTACTTCTGCCTTATTACAGGTATCTACACCATTTACATAGCAATGATTGTCGGTTTCCGGCATTACTGTTTTTTTACTGCACCCGGATGCAGTAGTGAATAGTAGCAGGCAAAGTGAAATAAAACTAAAATGTATCTGTTTCTTCATTTTGTATCAATAAGCCGCTTGCTTGCGCAGGCGGCATTTAGTAAATTAGTAACCGGGGTTTTGTGTAATTCTTCCCTGTGAGGCAATAATTTCTTTGGATGGTATCGGCCAAAGATTGTGTTTTCCGGCAACAAAACTGGTACCTTTATTCTGAGGTTCGTTTAGATTGGTCGTTTCATAAGGGTCTTTGCTTTGTTGCGTATTGTACTTAACAAAACTCCCGTTCGGCCCCATGATACTATTGATCACCGGCTGACCACTTTGATCTTTCCATCTCCTGATATCATATAACCTATCTCCTTCAAGCGCGAGCTCAAGCCTGCGTTCCGTACGAACAGCATTGATAAGGTCCCAGCCGCTGAGGTTCATGTTGGTAGTAAGCCCGACCCTGTCTCTGACTGCTTTTAAAGATTGCAAGGCCTGCTGGCTTTGTTGTTGCATAGCTGCTGCTTCGGCGTTCATCAGGTAAACGTCGGCGAGCCTCAGGTAAATATGATCTTTTGAAAACCTGCCATTCGGCGTACGTTCTGATCTCGGTATATAAACTTTGCGGTTGTAACGGGCCGATTTGCATTGTGACGGATTGGCATCAAATGAAGTGTTTGCGGGATCGCCGATCACGGGGAAATGATGACGAATGATCGTCCAGTTCAGCCTAACGCTATCACCCTGAGCCTTAAATGCATTTTCCAGGTCGCTTGTAGGCGTAAAATAGCCCCAGCCTCCTTCTGTTCCGGGCATTGATGTGGTCGGGAAAACATTACCTAAATTGGGATACTGGGTTGAGTACTGGAATTGAATTTCAAATATGGATTCTTTACCGTTATAATTTGTGGTTTGCCAAATGTTACCATAAGAGTTCTCCAGCGTATAGTCGCCCGATGCGATAATTTGCGCGCTCACGCTTTGTGCCTCAGCCCAATTTTCGGTATATAAATCAATTTTGGCGAGTAAGGCCTGTGCCGCGCCTTTTGATACCCGGAATTTATCCGTGGTACTGTATTGAGACTTTGAAGGAAGTATTGCAATGGCACTATTCAGATCCTGTTTAAGAAAACTATAAACATCTGCCGCACTTGTGCGGGTGTAATCGTTTTGCTGGGGCGAAAGCGTTTTAGTGATCAAAGGCACCGCTCCCCAGTTTCGGACAAGCTCGAAATATTGAAAGGCCCGAAGAAATTTGAGTTCAGCGATCAGTTTTTGTTTTGCGCCATCATCAATTTTTGCATTCTGCAGGCCTTCCATGGTCGCGTTGAAAAGGTATATACTTTTGTAAATCTCTATCCAATGCGCCTCTATCCGGTCATTTTCCGGGTTAAGCGTATAATGAGCAGCCTGAACAGCTGTGCCCTGACCGCCATTAACACCGATCCATTCGTTATCGGAAGCGGCTTCGCCGCCAACCTGCTTCCACCATTGTGTTTGCCACCAGTCATCAAAATCAATGTATTTGTAACTGGCCAGTGTTGCCCCGGTGGCTTCGTCAACAGTGTTGTAAAAAGTACCTGATTGAATAGAGTTTCCGTAAGGTTCCTGTTCGAGGAAACTTTTTTTGCAGCTGGTGATAGCGGCCGCAGCCAGTATCAGTATCGTATATTTTAAACGTTTCATTGTGTTTTTTGCTGAATGTTAAAAGTTTGCGTTAAATCCAATATTGAAAAATTTAGGAATAGGATTCTGCCCGTTATCAATTCCGTAACGCAGTACCCCACCGAAAGGAACTTCCGGATTCAAGCCATCATATTTCGTAATGGTGAAAAGGTTCTGTGCGGATATATAAACCCGGACTTTCGCAACACCCCTAAGTGCTTTGGTTGGTACGGTATAGCCCAATTGCAGCAGTTTGTTCCGCACATAGCTTCCATCTTTTATAAAGAAGCTGGAGTTATTTGAAAAATTACCGTTTGGATCTGAAAGACTTAAGATCGGATAGCTGTTGGTGCTTCCCGGTCCGTTCCAAAACTTTTTCTCGTTGCCGCTGATAAAATTGTAATTATAAATAGGGTTCATCCGTACCAGGTAATCATCAGCTATCTTATTGCCGAAGGACCCATAAAACTCGGCGCGGATATCGAAACCCTGGTAGGCAGCCTGGAGCGTTAAGCCCGTAGATATTTTAGGATAAGGGTTCCCGATTGATGTCCGGTCGTTCAAGTCGATTTTATTATCGCCATTAACATTTTTGTACATGAAATCGCCCGGCCTTGCATTTGGCTGCAACACGGAACCATCAGGGCCTTTATAATTCTGAACATCCTGCGCGGTTTGAAAAACGCCGAGTACCTGGTATCCATAATAGCCACCAAGAATATCACCGGCCGCGGTTTTTGTTCTTCTCGTTGACTGGAACACATCATTAGATATCTCATCGTAAAGGATCTGTCCTTTCAAGTCAACGGCCCTGGAGATAAAGTGCTGCAGTGTCAATCCGATACCGTAGGATAATTTGCCGATATTGTCTTTATAGTTGATGGCAAGCTCATAACCGCTTGTACGAATACTACCCACGTTGGTATAAATGGTCGGAATATATCCCTGAGGATAGCCCAATGAAGGCTGCACAGGGAGGTATAACAGCATGTCTTTGGGTGTCCGCCAGTATTTATCCGCAGATACCGACAACTTACTATTGAAGAAATCTGCATCTAAACCAATAGTAACGTCCTGGGTTGTTTCCCATTTGATATCAGGGTCTGGCACATTAGCCGGTACATAACCGTAAATCCTGCTCCTGTCTCCATTGATATAATCAGAAAGCCCCAATGTACTTTCATAAGCTCCCGGTGCGCCAGGCAGATTACCACCTACACGGCCGTAAGAGGCTCTCAGCTTTAAATAATTGAGCCACTTTAAATCTTTCATAAATGACTCATTCGAGATCACGTAAGCACCCGAAACGGTAGGGAAATAACCCCAGCGGTTTTTGGGGGACAACAGCGAAGATCCGTCTGCCCGGAATGAACCTGTCAGGTAGTAAGTTTCATTGAAATCATAAGAAACTCTTGAAAAATAGGAGTTCATCTTACCGAAAGGGCCCGCCCCCGGCTGGTGTGTACCGCTACCGTCTGCAAGCGTGGCTCCCGCAGAAATATACCTGTAAGGTTCAGCATCATAAGGAATGTCCTGGCGGAAGACATAAGTATTATTATAAGTATAGTTATCAGCCGACTGGCCTACGAGGATATTGTAATGGTGCTTACCTATCGCCCCGATGTAATTGAGGGTATTATCAATTTGCCAGCGATAATTAACTATCGTATTTTGAGAAACGCCCGATTTGTCGTTCCTGTCCTGCGGATCAATAAAATACTTCGGATTATAGTTCGTCTGATTTAGCGAATTATAAAATCCTGAAAGACTGGTTTTAAAAGTCAGCCCTTTTATTGGGTTGATCTCCAGGTAAGCTGACCCTTGCGTACCGAATTGTTTGGAGTTATTGAAATCACGGGCCATTGCGGCCACAGGATTGTTGATGTTGTTGAAATTTGACCGGGTGAACTGGCTGTACTGCGGATTGTAAGCGGTAAAGCTCCAGCTCGGATTAGACGATGCATAAGCATCAACGTCAGACTGCGTTTGAGCTACAGACTTGGTGACCGCCACGTTTGGCGCGATTGACATCACATTAAACAGGCCGGTTCCGCCGCCATCACCGTAAGTCTCAAAACGCGGTGCCAGATTTACCCCGATTTTAAATGCTTTGGATATTTGATAATCAATATTGAACCTCGTTGTAATTTTTCGGTAATCGCCAGTACTGCGCTGCGCATTAAAATTCGTCGTCTGGTCAAAATAGCCTGCGCTGCCATAAAATGAAAGCCCGTTCTTAGCCCCAGAGGCACTAACATTGTAATTATGCGTATACGCATTTTTTACAGATGCTTTCCACCAGTCCGTATTAATGTTGGTCACTGCTCCGGCTGGAGGTAATGTTTGGTTATTATTAGCATAAATCTGCTTATAAAAGCTAACATATTCATCGGTTTGGGCCAGGTTTGGATTTACCCAGTGGCTCATCCCGGAAGTCCCGTTAAAATTGATCTGAACTTTGTCTTTCCCCCGTTTGGTGGTAATCAATAAAACGCCTTCGCCTCCCCTGGAGCCATAAATGGCTGTTGCCGCAGCATCTTTCAAAACATCTACCTTATCAATATCAGAAGGGTTGATATCGTTTAGGCTGCCGAAGGACGTTATAACACCATCCACGACGATCAAGGGGTCGCTGGAACCGGTGATGGTTGCAAAGCCCCTGATCAGTAGCTTGGGCTGCGCGCCGGGAACTCCTCCTCCCTGGAACACCTGGAGTCCGGGCACCTTGCCCTGTAACGCATCTGCAACGTTACTCGTCGTGGTGGGCGCAATATCTTTGGTGCTCACCGACGAAACCGCTGTGGTTACGCTCTTGCGGGTAATAGTTTGGTAGCCAATAACTACCGCTTCATTGAGCATGTTATCGGATGGGCTGAGCTTTACTTCGTATTGCTGCGAATCGCTTACCGGCACCTCTTTTCGGGCAAAACCGATATAAGTGAATACCAGGATGTCTCCGGCCTTTGCATTTAACTGAAAATTGCCCGAGGCATCGGATACCGTTCCGCCTTTTGAGCCTTTCAGCGTAATACTTACCCCGATAAGGGTCTGATCGGCGTTATCTGTTACCCGCCCTTTGATTAACCTGGTTTGGGAGAAAGCCAGGTTACACAAGAACAGGAACAACACCATAATTAGTGTAGATCTTCTTTTCATAATTTAATATTTAGGATTGAATTGGTTGAACAAAACTAACGGGAATCAACCTGCGTAACATAGACTATCTTTTGTAAAAACTGGACTATATTATGATTAAGAAAAATACTTTAGAGGCTATTCCCGGTCAGCCATATTCCAGCTAAATCTTGTCAGAGAAATCACCTGTTTTATCCTCCCGTCAGGAACACCCGTAAGCCTGCGCCAGGCTTGTTCCAATAAATCCTAAAACGAAAAAAACGGGATCACTCCCGTTCCTTTATTAAACCAATTATAGAACCAATTTTCTTTTTAAACTTTTAAAAAACTATCTGCCAACTGATGATAGGATGCAGCTAAATCAAGATGGGTTTTCGCGCCAAGGTGCATCGTTTCCATCTCGAGTACTTGCTGAAACAGGGCAACGCTTTCTTTCCGGTTATTTAAACCTAATTGACCGAGGCCCTGTAAATAAAGACAATGAATCCGGTTCAGCAAATTCAAATCTCCATCAAAAACCATCAGATCCGGAAGAGAAACGGCGAAGTAGTCGATCTTAATCTGATCGTCAATATGCTGCTGTCCGTAGCTGATCAATTTATTAAAAATACTTTCGGCACGGTGGTCGTCTCCAATTTTTCTGAGCGCCAGCCCCTGATAAAATATTTTATCAGGTGGCGAATCATTATAAAATACAGCAGCACTCGGATCCTCATCTCCAATGGCAGCCGTTTTCCATGACCGACCGGCTGTTTCCTCATCACCTGAAGCCTGGTAAGCGCAACCCAGCCAAAAATAAATATCATTATCACGTGCCCCTGGTAATTTTCCTTCGCCTAAATTGTCAGGATAGCGTAGCGCTTCGTTGAGCAATTCAATAGCCGTTTCAGGGTTCTTCTTCAAAATCGACAATTTGGCCCTTTCCATCAGGCTGTAAGTATATTGAGCAGCCACTTTGCCTTCACCGCCTTCCCAGGGATGGAATTTGCGGTTCATCAGCATATCATATGCTACCCCGAAATCACCCAGAAAATTGCGTATTGCAGCTATCTCCAGGTAAACGTCATCTCTCAGCGTTGCTGTTCCAAGATTTTCCTGTAAAAAGGCCAACCGTTTTTCAGGATTATAATTAAGGCGCTTATAGAGCTGATCAAGTTCCATTAACATCCTTGCATCATTTTTATTAAGTTGAAATGCCTTGTTGAAATGAAAAAGCGCCCTGTCTTTATCCCCGGATTTATTAAACAGCGCAATTCCAAGATTCCTGTTTACAGTTGCGAATTCGCTGTCAATTTGGTAAGATAGTTCCCAAAGGCTGATGGCTTCTGCATACTGGCGCTTATCAAAATACAGGTTACCCAAGTAGTACGGTGCTTTGCTGTCGGCAGGATTGAGCTTCATAGCATTTTTCAACACCTTAATATCTTCCAGGCGATTCGGAAAACAGTAACCCGGGTCTACTACAGCGGCTACCGTCAAATAGTTCATACAACCATGCTGATCACCTGACCTGGAATAAATATAGACCAGGTAATAGTTAATAAGCGGTGTATTGAACTCCTCCTTATTTGCCAGTAATAAGATGGCTGCGGCATCCTGGTATAAGCCCTGATTGATAAAATCAATTGTGCATTCAATCAGGTTGTGCGCAGTGCCGCGGCTCCGGGACTTGAGCAGATTCAAGGTCTGCATGGCTTTGTCTTCCTGCTGAAGTTCCTGATAACATAAGTACAATTGGTAAAGGGCCCCGAAATTAAAGCCGTCGCGTTCAATAGTACTTTGAGCAACGGAAAGCGCTTCAGTAACCTTCCCCATTTTTTTAAGTGCCTGAATTTTGATCAGATAGGCTTTGCCATTCCGGGCATTCCTGTCAATTGACCAGTTGATGTGCTCAAGTGCTTTTTCATAATCCCCCTTCAATAAATCGAGTTGTGCTATAAAATAGTAAGCTGCATCCTGCCAGGCGCTGCTCCATCCGGCTTTAAAAAACGCCTCATAAACCTCTTCTTTACGACCGAGGTATTTCAAACTAAGCCCCAGGTTAAAATAGGGTTCGCCATCATAAGGATTAGGGTTTCTGGCGATTAAGGTTTTGATTGCTGCCCGAAAAAAAGCTTCACTCTTTTCGAACATCCCGCGTCTGAGATACCACACACCAAGCGCGTTATTATTACGGACATCGCCGGGATCCAGTTCCAATGCTTTTTCATAATAAGGAACAGGATTAAAAGTGGCATGGCGGTACTGTTCCAGGTGCTGCCCTGTTAAAAACAATTGTTCTGCATTGTTGATATCCGCCGGCGATTCTGCAGGTGCCGCAGCCACCGGTATATCTTCGTTTTCCTGTTTTCCGTTATAACGCAGCAATTCTTTGCCATTTTTATCAATTATACTGACAGTAATAGCGTTTTCTTTTATATGATCAGGGCCATTCAACGTGCGGTCATAAATGTTATAGGGGTCTATATCGACAATATCCTCAAACAGCAGATCCGCTCCTATAAAAACCCTGATACCGACTGACTTGTACATTGATGTGGCAAAAACCTTTACACCAAGTTCATTTTGGTTCAAATCAAGACTAAGCAACAGATCCTTGCTTGCATTTTTGATCAGGCCCAGTTCACGGTAAGGAAGAAAGTATTGCGTAAATGACTTTTCTTCAAATGGCATCAGCCAGGTAAAGTCGGGTTGATTATCCGTGTAAACACCCGTCATTAATTCAATATATGGGCCGTCTTCATCGGTGAGATTGCGGTCCCAGGCGATGCCAAAATCTCCGTTGCCCCATGTCCATTGCTTCTTCCCCGGAGAAACGTGATGGTCCGCTATATGCAGCATACCTGCTTTGGAATCATGTTCATAGCCACCTACAAAATCATATGCGGAGTTGACAGCCATATAGGACGTTGGTACCGGGATGTTCTTATACATCGAAATATCCGTTCCAGGGCTGTAGTCGACCTTGTAATAAGTGCCAGTAGCAATGGGAAACGTGGAAACGTCCCGTTTGCCGTGATCAAAAACCGCGTTAACATCCGGGGGAAACACAGACTGATAATGGTCATTAACCTTAACCGCCGGATTGGCCCACCAAAGAAAAGTTTGCGGTAGCGGCGTCGGGTTAGATAGCCTGGCTTTTATTTCCAGGTAAGCGTGGTCCGGGTGAAGGGTAAATCCGGCCATGCCTTTGGTATGGAACATTTTTTCCAGTTCATTTACCCAAACAGTTACACTGCCATCAGTATTCTCTTCAATATTAAAATCTACGGCATCGAAGGTGCTCGGGCGATGATGCTGCGGCCAGTTGAATTCTATCCCGCCGGATATCCATGGGCCGCAAAGACCAACAAGAGCAGGTTTGATCACCTGGTTATAATAGATAAAATGCCTTTCTTTGATTTTATCGTAAGCCATCTGAACCCGTCCGCCCAATTCAGGCAGAATCATTATTTTAATGAAGGCATTTTCGAGGAAAACGGCAGTGTATCCCCGGTCTTCTTTTTCATCGGATATTTTCTCGATCACCGGGTTGGGATATACAACCCCGCTGCTGCCCTGGTAGATCCTTTTCTCAAAAAACATCGGGTTTTTATCAGGCTCTCCGGCCCCGTAGGTCGGGATAATCACTTTTTCTATCCAGGCTTTAACTATCATGTATTTCATATTTATATTTAATGTGCTGCAAAATTTGATTCCAGTTGTTCCAGGGATTGTCCTTTAGTTTCCTTGACTTTAATCCTAATGAACACAAATCCGAAAAAACAAACAACCGCATAGAGGTAAAAAGGCCCGTAAGTTCCCAGTGCTTCAGCCAGCAGGGGGAAAGTAAATACAAGCAGAAAATACGCTCCCCATAAACATAGTATGGCAAAAGAAGAAGCAGTACCCCTGATGTGATTAGGAAATATTTCAGATATTATAACCCATGTAACAGGAGCCAGAGATGTGGCATAGACTGCAATGGCGAGCAATACCAGAAAAGATATCCACCCGGCGGAAGCCTGATGGCCGAGCGCATACGCCAGCGCGAGATAAATAATGGTCAGGCCAAGCGAACCGAACATGATCAGGGGTTTTCGTCCTAAACGATCAACCTGCCACATCGCCAATAAAGTAAATAAGGTATTCACCACGCCGATAATTACCGTTTCCCAAAGCTGGCGGTCAAGATCGGCTCCTATAGATTTAAAAATAGTGGAGGTATAATTAAACACGACATTGATCCCGCAAAATTGTTGGAAAACAGCAAGTGTCACACCAACCAAAACAGCCGGCCGCACCGCTTTGGCAAATACGTTAAGATAACCGCCATTGGTTGCGGCTGGTGCACTTTTTTCCAGGTCTTCAACAATCCTGGCCGCGGCAGTTGCTGAGCCAATTTTGCAAAGTGTTTTAAGTGCATCTGCTTTGAGCCCTTTGCTGAGTTGCCAACGGGGGCTTTCCGGCAAAAAAACAACACCAAACAGAAAAAGCAGGGATGGGATCACGCCAAGGCCGAACATCCATCTCCAGGCTTCCGGCCCTTTGTCAGCCAGAGTATAATTGACAAGGTTTGTGATCAGTATCCCCAAAACAATGGTTAACTGGTTAAGTGCCACGTTTCTGCCCCTCACCGCAGCAGGCGAAATTTCAGATATATAAAGGGGACTGAGCATGGA includes:
- a CDS encoding glycoside hydrolase, whose product is MKKQIHFSFISLCLLLFTTASGCSKKTVMPETDNHCYVNGVDTCNKAEVKIVINLGDEKQTVSSFGASDCWTTKFVGKWANSTKKNLIADYLFSMDNDANGNPKGIGLSLWRFNIGAGSFEQGTASGIPDEYRREECFLNADGTYDWTKQAGQQWFLAAAKSRGVQNFLGFSVSPPVQYTVNNKAFGLANSQLNLKSDKQGAFADFLVAVAKHFQSTGTPFNFISPFNEPQWNWGENPSQEGTGATNNDIAQFVRILGPKIQSAGVSAKIALGEANQWNSLDANNSDNRGDQINQFFNPASSNYIGNVSALEHLLSAHSYFTTCPGSDLVNYRQNVANKRNSIAPSLQLWQSEFGILGDICGQANGYPRNLSIDYGLYVAKVVHNDLTVANVSSWQWWLAVDTYNYSDGLVYITDPAGGYDLNAMKSDGIVSDSKQLWCLGNYSRFIRPGMIRVGAAISDITDAVVAAGSQMVSAYKNPATKQFVIVIINTSGNEKKYTLDTNAIKLANANIDVFTTSASRNLQKSTVTTNKLTLEGRSVTTLTGTYQ
- a CDS encoding RagB/SusD family nutrient uptake outer membrane protein, with the translated sequence MKRLKYTILILAAAAITSCKKSFLEQEPYGNSIQSGTFYNTVDEATGATLASYKYIDFDDWWQTQWWKQVGGEAASDNEWIGVNGGQGTAVQAAHYTLNPENDRIEAHWIEIYKSIYLFNATMEGLQNAKIDDGAKQKLIAELKFLRAFQYFELVRNWGAVPLITKTLSPQQNDYTRTSAADVYSFLKQDLNSAIAILPSKSQYSTTDKFRVSKGAAQALLAKIDLYTENWAEAQSVSAQIIASGDYTLENSYGNIWQTTNYNGKESIFEIQFQYSTQYPNLGNVFPTTSMPGTEGGWGYFTPTSDLENAFKAQGDSVRLNWTIIRHHFPVIGDPANTSFDANPSQCKSARYNRKVYIPRSERTPNGRFSKDHIYLRLADVYLMNAEAAAMQQQSQQALQSLKAVRDRVGLTTNMNLSGWDLINAVRTERRLELALEGDRLYDIRRWKDQSGQPVINSIMGPNGSFVKYNTQQSKDPYETTNLNEPQNKGTSFVAGKHNLWPIPSKEIIASQGRITQNPGY
- a CDS encoding SusC/RagA family TonB-linked outer membrane protein translates to MKRRSTLIMVLFLFLCNLAFSQTRLIKGRVTDNADQTLIGVSITLKGSKGGTVSDASGNFQLNAKAGDILVFTYIGFARKEVPVSDSQQYEVKLSPSDNMLNEAVVIGYQTITRKSVTTAVSSVSTKDIAPTTTSNVADALQGKVPGLQVFQGGGVPGAQPKLLIRGFATITGSSDPLIVVDGVITSFGSLNDINPSDIDKVDVLKDAAATAIYGSRGGEGVLLITTKRGKDKVQINFNGTSGMSHWVNPNLAQTDEYVSFYKQIYANNNQTLPPAGAVTNINTDWWKASVKNAYTHNYNVSASGAKNGLSFYGSAGYFDQTTNFNAQRSTGDYRKITTRFNIDYQISKAFKIGVNLAPRFETYGDGGGTGLFNVMSIAPNVAVTKSVAQTQSDVDAYASSNPSWSFTAYNPQYSQFTRSNFNNINNPVAAMARDFNNSKQFGTQGSAYLEINPIKGLTFKTSLSGFYNSLNQTNYNPKYFIDPQDRNDKSGVSQNTIVNYRWQIDNTLNYIGAIGKHHYNILVGQSADNYTYNNTYVFRQDIPYDAEPYRYISAGATLADGSGTHQPGAGPFGKMNSYFSRVSYDFNETYYLTGSFRADGSSLLSPKNRWGYFPTVSGAYVISNESFMKDLKWLNYLKLRASYGRVGGNLPGAPGAYESTLGLSDYINGDRSRIYGYVPANVPDPDIKWETTQDVTIGLDADFFNSKLSVSADKYWRTPKDMLLYLPVQPSLGYPQGYIPTIYTNVGSIRTSGYELAINYKDNIGKLSYGIGLTLQHFISRAVDLKGQILYDEISNDVFQSTRRTKTAAGDILGGYYGYQVLGVFQTAQDVQNYKGPDGSVLQPNARPGDFMYKNVNGDNKIDLNDRTSIGNPYPKISTGLTLQAAYQGFDIRAEFYGSFGNKIADDYLVRMNPIYNYNFISGNEKKFWNGPGSTNSYPILSLSDPNGNFSNNSSFFIKDGSYVRNKLLQLGYTVPTKALRGVAKVRVYISAQNLFTITKYDGLNPEVPFGGVLRYGIDNGQNPIPKFFNIGFNANF
- a CDS encoding tetratricopeptide repeat protein; amino-acid sequence: MKYMIVKAWIEKVIIPTYGAGEPDKNPMFFEKRIYQGSSGVVYPNPVIEKISDEKEDRGYTAVFLENAFIKIMILPELGGRVQMAYDKIKERHFIYYNQVIKPALVGLCGPWISGGIEFNWPQHHRPSTFDAVDFNIEENTDGSVTVWVNELEKMFHTKGMAGFTLHPDHAYLEIKARLSNPTPLPQTFLWWANPAVKVNDHYQSVFPPDVNAVFDHGKRDVSTFPIATGTYYKVDYSPGTDISMYKNIPVPTSYMAVNSAYDFVGGYEHDSKAGMLHIADHHVSPGKKQWTWGNGDFGIAWDRNLTDEDGPYIELMTGVYTDNQPDFTWLMPFEEKSFTQYFLPYRELGLIKNASKDLLLSLDLNQNELGVKVFATSMYKSVGIRVFIGADLLFEDIVDIDPYNIYDRTLNGPDHIKENAITVSIIDKNGKELLRYNGKQENEDIPVAAAPAESPADINNAEQLFLTGQHLEQYRHATFNPVPYYEKALELDPGDVRNNNALGVWYLRRGMFEKSEAFFRAAIKTLIARNPNPYDGEPYFNLGLSLKYLGRKEEVYEAFFKAGWSSAWQDAAYYFIAQLDLLKGDYEKALEHINWSIDRNARNGKAYLIKIQALKKMGKVTEALSVAQSTIERDGFNFGALYQLYLCYQELQQEDKAMQTLNLLKSRSRGTAHNLIECTIDFINQGLYQDAAAILLLANKEEFNTPLINYYLVYIYSRSGDQHGCMNYLTVAAVVDPGYCFPNRLEDIKVLKNAMKLNPADSKAPYYLGNLYFDKRQYAEAISLWELSYQIDSEFATVNRNLGIALFNKSGDKDRALFHFNKAFQLNKNDARMLMELDQLYKRLNYNPEKRLAFLQENLGTATLRDDVYLEIAAIRNFLGDFGVAYDMLMNRKFHPWEGGEGKVAAQYTYSLMERAKLSILKKNPETAIELLNEALRYPDNLGEGKLPGARDNDIYFWLGCAYQASGDEETAGRSWKTAAIGDEDPSAAVFYNDSPPDKIFYQGLALRKIGDDHRAESIFNKLISYGQQHIDDQIKIDYFAVSLPDLMVFDGDLNLLNRIHCLYLQGLGQLGLNNRKESVALFQQVLEMETMHLGAKTHLDLAASYHQLADSFLKV